A region from the Citrobacter koseri ATCC BAA-895 genome encodes:
- the mnmE gene encoding tRNA uridine-5-carboxymethylaminomethyl(34) synthesis GTPase MnmE — MSHNDTIVAQATPPGRGGVGILRISGLKAREVAEAVLGKLPKPRYADYLPFKDADGTALDQGIALWFPGPNSFTGEDVLELQGHGGPVILDLLLKRILTLPGLRIARPGEFSERAFLNDKLDLAQAEAIADLIDASSEQAARSALNSLQGAFSARVNHLVEALTHLRIYVEAAIDFPDEEIDFLSDGKIEAQLNGVIADLDAVRAEARQGSLLREGMKVVIAGRPNAGKSSLLNALAGREAAIVTDIAGTTRDVLREHIHIDGMPLHIIDTAGLRDASDEVERIGIERAWQEIEQADRVLFMVDGTTTDAVDPAEIWPDFIARLPAKLPITVVRNKADITGETLGISEVNGHSLVRLSARTGEGVDVLRNHLKQSMGFDTNMEGGFLARRRHLQALAEAAEHLQQGKSQLLGAWAGELLAEELRLAQQALSEITGEFTSDDLLGRIFSSFCIGK, encoded by the coding sequence GGTGGCCGAAGCCGTATTGGGCAAGCTACCAAAACCGCGTTACGCCGATTACCTGCCGTTTAAAGATGCCGATGGCACGGCGCTGGATCAGGGGATCGCGCTGTGGTTTCCTGGCCCGAACTCGTTCACTGGTGAAGACGTGCTGGAACTGCAAGGGCATGGCGGCCCGGTCATTCTCGACCTGCTGTTAAAACGTATTCTGACGCTCCCCGGCCTGCGCATTGCCAGACCGGGCGAGTTCTCCGAGCGCGCGTTCCTCAATGACAAGCTCGACTTAGCCCAGGCAGAAGCGATTGCCGACCTGATCGACGCCAGTTCCGAGCAGGCGGCACGCTCGGCGCTAAACTCGCTACAGGGGGCATTTTCCGCGCGTGTGAATCATCTTGTGGAAGCACTCACTCACCTGCGCATCTATGTGGAAGCAGCCATTGACTTCCCGGACGAGGAGATCGACTTCCTCTCCGACGGCAAAATTGAAGCCCAGCTCAACGGCGTGATCGCCGATCTCGATGCGGTACGCGCCGAAGCGCGTCAGGGCAGCCTGCTGCGTGAAGGGATGAAGGTGGTCATTGCCGGACGCCCTAACGCCGGGAAATCGAGCCTGCTGAACGCCCTGGCGGGCCGTGAGGCCGCCATTGTCACCGATATCGCTGGCACCACCCGCGACGTGCTGCGCGAGCATATTCACATTGACGGAATGCCGCTGCACATCATCGATACCGCCGGTCTGCGCGATGCCAGCGATGAAGTGGAACGCATTGGGATTGAGCGCGCCTGGCAGGAGATAGAACAGGCCGATCGCGTGCTGTTTATGGTAGATGGCACAACCACCGATGCCGTTGATCCGGCGGAAATCTGGCCGGACTTTATCGCCCGTTTACCGGCGAAACTGCCGATCACCGTTGTGCGCAACAAAGCTGACATCACTGGCGAGACGCTGGGTATCAGCGAGGTGAATGGTCACTCACTTGTCCGTCTTTCCGCCCGTACCGGCGAAGGCGTGGACGTATTGCGTAACCATCTCAAGCAAAGCATGGGCTTTGACACCAATATGGAAGGCGGCTTCCTTGCCCGCCGTCGCCATCTTCAGGCGCTGGCAGAAGCCGCAGAACATCTCCAGCAGGGCAAATCACAGCTGCTTGGCGCCTGGGCAGGCGAACTGCTGGCGGAGGAGCTGCGTCTGGCGCAGCAGGCGCTGAGTGAGATCACCGGCGAGTTTACCTCCGACGATCTGCTGGGCCGAATTTTCTCCAGCTTCTGTATTGGCAAGTGA
- a CDS encoding MFS transporter: MTRFLICSFALVLLYPAGIDMYLVGLPRIAADLNASEAQLHIAFSVYLAGMATAMLFAGKVADQSGRKPVAIAGAVIFIIASMLCSRATDGSLFLTGRFIQGIGAGCCYVVAFAILRDTLDDRRRAKVLSLLNGITCIVPVLAPVLGHLIMLKFPWQSLFYTMIAMGIAVCLLSVFILKETRPATCSSTSRPQQNAESLLNRFFLSRLAITTLSVSVILTFVNTSPVLLMEMMGFDRGEYATTMALTAGISMAVSFSTPFALSVFKPRTLMLTSQGLFLAAGIVLSLSSSHAVTLFGLTLICAGFSVGFGVAMSQALGPFSLRAGVASSVLGIAQVCGSSLWIWLAAVIGFNALNMLIGILIGCSMVCILLLMTIQPAAHYEKIHHQSRS, translated from the coding sequence ATGACCCGCTTTCTAATCTGTAGTTTTGCCCTTGTTTTACTCTACCCAGCCGGTATCGACATGTATCTGGTCGGTTTACCCCGTATTGCCGCCGATCTGAACGCCAGCGAGGCGCAGCTGCACATCGCGTTTTCGGTATACCTGGCCGGGATGGCCACCGCAATGCTGTTTGCGGGTAAAGTTGCAGACCAGTCAGGGCGCAAACCGGTGGCGATAGCGGGCGCGGTGATATTCATCATCGCCTCTATGCTTTGCTCACGAGCAACGGACGGGTCGCTGTTCCTGACCGGACGCTTTATTCAGGGCATCGGGGCGGGGTGCTGTTATGTGGTGGCGTTTGCGATTTTGCGCGACACGCTGGACGATCGCCGCCGGGCGAAAGTGTTATCGCTATTAAACGGAATTACCTGCATTGTGCCGGTATTAGCGCCAGTGTTAGGGCATTTGATTATGCTTAAATTCCCGTGGCAAAGTCTGTTTTACACGATGATAGCGATGGGTATCGCGGTATGCCTGCTCTCGGTGTTTATCCTGAAAGAGACACGCCCGGCAACATGCTCATCGACCTCGCGCCCTCAGCAAAACGCAGAGTCGCTGCTCAACCGCTTTTTCCTCAGCCGTCTGGCGATCACCACGTTGAGCGTGTCGGTGATCCTCACATTCGTAAATACCTCACCAGTGTTGCTCATGGAAATGATGGGCTTTGATCGCGGTGAATACGCCACCACAATGGCGCTGACGGCAGGCATCAGCATGGCAGTGTCGTTCTCAACGCCCTTTGCGCTGAGCGTATTTAAACCGCGCACGCTGATGCTCACGTCGCAAGGGCTGTTTCTGGCTGCGGGCATCGTACTCAGCCTCTCATCCTCTCACGCCGTCACGCTCTTTGGCCTGACGCTCATCTGCGCGGGGTTTTCAGTTGGCTTTGGCGTGGCGATGAGCCAGGCATTAGGCCCATTCTCACTGCGTGCTGGCGTCGCAAGCTCTGTACTCGGCATTGCACAGGTCTGCGGGTCATCGCTGTGGATATGGCTGGCGGCAGTCATTGGCTTTAACGCCCTGAATATGCTGATCGGGATTCTGATTGGCTGTAGCATGGTCTGTATCCTGTTACTGATGACCATACAGCCCGCAGCGCACTATGAAAAAATCCATCACCAGTCTCGATCTTAA